GCGGAAGACGTAGCAGTCTATTGATTCGCAACTGCCCCCTCCGTATGCTCTGGCTGCAAGGGGAAGTCCCTGAGGACTTCCGGGTGACCGGTCTCGACTGGACAAGGGGGGCAGAAGTCATGCGAATCCGCTTCGTATTCCGCGCGCTCAGTCTGCTGGCAATGGTCCTTGCGCCCTGCCTCGCGGCAGGTCAATCACCAGGACCCGATGAACTTCCCCTCAACTCGCAGCTGGCGCGAACCGCCTGGCAGGCCCTGGACGGGGGCGACTTCGAGCGAGCAATCGCCCTGACCGACAGCTGCATCGCCGAGTTCGGGGGGCAGGCGGAGGTGGAACAGGGCAGGCTGGACTCTCTCGGGGTGTCGGAGCCCCCGGAAGGCGGGGTCTCCGATGCTACGAAGGTTGAGATCTTCAGCCACGGAATCCTGAACGACGTTGGGACTTGCCACTTCATCCGTGCAACGGCTTTCGAGAAGTCCGGCCGCAATGAGGATGCCTGCGAGGCCTATCGTGCAGCCGCACGCTTTCACCATGCTCGTTGCTGGGATCCGAAGGGCTGGTTCTGGTCGCCTGCGAAAGCGGCGGTGGGAAAGCTGCGCTCCCTGGGATGCTGACGGCAGCGGCGACTCGCCGCAGCCCGACTGGGGATGTGATCCCCGACTGACGTGGAGGCAAAATGAGGGCGTGGGTGAAGAACGGCAGCATCGTGGCGGCGGTCGCTGCGGCGGCCACGGCGCTGATCTGGGTGGGGACGCTCAGCGGGACGGTGAACACGATTCGCTCCAGTACGTTCGCCGACGTCGACAAGAGCAGAATCGAAGGGCTGCTGGTCGCTACCCAGGACTCGCTCCAAGCGGTTCGTCGAGACCTGGAGGCAGTTCGCGGACAGGTCGCGGCGCTGAGTCGAGCGTACACGCCTCCGGTCTCGGTTCAGATCTCCACGCCGACGGACATGACGTCGATCGCACGCGAGACGCTTGTCCGCGGTACTTCCCAGGGCCTGCCGGCCGGGGAGAGCATCTGGATTCTCGTCTTCGACAACGCGCGCAAGCGATACTACCCGTTCGTCAAGCCCGCCGACACGCAGGTGGGCGGGGACTGGACGCAGCTGATCGAAGTCGGGGGCTACGTGGACTCAGGTGCGCAGTTCCAGCTGATCGCGGTGGTCCCGGATTCGACGGCTACCCGCCGGTTTCGCGAGCTGACTCAACCCCCTCGGGGAGACTATCCGTGGAGCGACGGCTTGACGGAGATTCCGTCCGGCGTCCTGGAGTATGACCGGGTCAGTGTCTGGCGAAGGTAGGGTTTCCTATCGGCGGCCTCGTCGCCAGCCGGCCGACGAGGAGGATGCGCGGCGAGTACTATGCCGGTCCGGGGGCGGGCCCGCGCATCGTCAAAAAGAACGCAAGACCCCGTTGGCTCGGTCCGCTATCCTCGCGGCCCTGCGACCAGGAGGTGCGCGTGGCCGCGATCGCACAACCCGTCGAGGCCCGCGGCCTCACCAAGCGCTTCGGCGAGTTCACCGCCGTCGACGGCATCGACTTCGCCGTCGGCCCCGGCGAGTGCGTGGGCTTCCTCGGCCCCAACGGCGCCGGCAAGACCACCACCGTCCGCATGCTCTGCTGCGCGAGCCCGGTGACGGCTGGCGAAGCCCGCGTCTTCGGCCTCGACGTCAGCGTCGAGGCCCGCGCGATCAAGGCGCGGCTGGGCATCTGCCCGCAGGAAGACAACCTCGACCCCGACTTCACCGTGCGTCAGAACCTGCTCGTCTACGCGCGCTACTTCGCGCTGCCGCGCGCCGAGGCGGCTGCGCGCGCGGATGCCCTGCTCGCCCTGATGCAGCTCACCGAGAAGTCCCGCGCGAAGATCCCCGAACTGTCGGGCGGCATGAAGCGGCGCCTCGTGCTGGCGCGTGCGCTCATCAACCACCCCGAGTTGCTGGTGCTCGACGAACCCACCACCGGCCTCGACCCCCAGGCGCGGCAGCTCATCTGGGAGCGCGTGCGCAAGCTGCGCGCGGCGGGCACGGCCGTGCTGCTCACCACGCACTACATGGAGGAGGCCTCGCGGCTCTGCGATCGCGTGATCCTCATGGACGGCGGCAAGATCCTGCTCGAAGGCGCGCCGGCGACGCTGATCGCCGAGACCATCGGCCGCGAGGTGGTGGAGCTGCTCGAACCCGACGAGGCGCTCACGGCCTTCGTGGCGGAGCGCGGCTGGCCGAGCGAGTCCTCCGACGACCGCCTCTTCGTCTACGATCGCCAGGGCGCGGTGGTGGCGCAGGCCGTCGCCGAGGCCTTTCCGCGGGCGGAGCGGCTGATCCGCCACGCCACGCTGGAGGACGTCTTCCTTCACCGCACCGGGCGCACGCTCAGGGACTAGGAGGCGCGCGTGATCGGCATCTCGCGGAACATCTCGCGGCGGGCGTGGCGGGTGTGGCAGCGCAACGTGGACGTCTACCGCGTCACCTGGATCGTCAACTTCCTGCCGCCGCTGCTCGAGCCGGTGCTCTACGTGCTGGCCTTCGGGCTCGGCATGGGGAGCCTGATCGGCGTCGTGACCTACCAGGGCGCGCCGGTGGCCTATCTGCGCTTCATGGTGCCCGGGGTGATCGCCGTGGCGATCATGTTCTGGTCCTACTTCGAGACCACCTACGGCTCCTTCGTGCGCATGTACTACCAGCGCACCTTCGACGCGATCGTGGCCACGCCGCTGACGGTCGAGGACGTCATCGCCGGCGAGTGGCTCTGGGGCGGCACCAAGAGCCTGATGGCCGGCGGCCTGATGACGGGGGTGATGGCCCTCTTCGGGCAGGTGGACTGGCCCTGGGGGCTGGCCGTGCCGCTGCTGGCGGTGCTGGGCGGGCTCTTCTTCAGCGCGCTGGGCCTGGTCACGACGGCCGTCACGCCCAAGATCGACACCTTCAACGTGCCGATGTTCCTGCTGATCTTCCCGATGTTCCTCTTCAGCGGGACCTTCTTCCCCATCGACATCCTGCCCCGCTGGGCCATGCTGCTGGCCGAGGCGCTGCCCCTCACCCACGTGTCCTACCTGGTGAGGGGGGCCTGCCTGGGGCAGGCCCCCCCGCACTGGGCCCTGAGTATCGTCTACCTGCTCGTGGGCACGCCGCTGGTCACGGCGCTGGCGGTGCGCCTCATGCGCCGCCGCCTCGTGAAGTGACGCTAGAACAGCTGCGGCACGTCGAGCGTCTGCTCGCCGGTCACCTGCAGCATGAGCGTGACGCGCCAGGTGAAGGTGATGGGGTCGCTCGCGCTCGGTGTGGGCGCGACGTCGCCATTGGCCACGCGCAGGGTGAGCACGGGCGACGCGCCCGCCAGAAAATCGGCGAGGGCCTGGTTGATCAGGCTCACGCCGGCCGCGGTGAGCGGCGCGGCCTGGCGGACGCCCAGCGCCGCCTCCACCGACTGGCTCGTGTAGGCGAGGAGCTGGACGAAGTTGCCGCTGGCGTCGCGCTCCACGTCGATGGCGCCGGAGATCTGCCAGTCGTGGGTGCCGTCCAGGGTCAGCACCTCGAAGTCCACGCCGGACAGGTGCGCCGAACCCACCTCGTCGCGGCCGAGGTTGGCCGAGTCGAGGATGTCCGCGATCTTGTCGCCGAGCTCGACCACGGCCGTCTCCTCGAAGGCCGCGTCGGTGTCGTCGACGACGAACTCCGCGGACGACTCGCCCGTCAGGACCAGCTCGATGACCTTCTCCTCCACGAGGCAGCCCGACGCGAGCGACAGCAGCACGCCGAGGCCGAGGACGATGAGCAGGGTGCGCAGGATGGTCTTCATGTCCACCTCCTAGAGGCCCAGGGTGCCGAGCGACACGCCGAGGTTGAAGCTGTTGTGCTCGGCGAAGCTGTAGGCCGCCGAGAGGTTGACGATCTTGAGATTCAGGCCCGCGCCCAGGGTGAGGTGAAACGTGGTGGCGCGGTCGAAGTCCAGGTGCAGCGACTCGCCGCCCTCGTGCTCGTAGTCGACCTCCATGGCGAAGGTGTCGAGGCTGAGTCCGGCGAAGGGCTCCACGGTGATGGCCGCGCCGTAGCGCTTGCTGGCCTGCAGCCCCACCGAGAACGCGCTGGTGGACATGAGGTCGCCGCCGGCGCTGTTCTCGCCCACGTTGAAGTGCTGCCAGAGCAGACCGGCCGCGAGGTCGAACTTCGGTGAGGCCATGTACTGCGACAGGCTGTGCCGCACGCCGAGGCCGAAGAGGCTGACCTTGCCCAGCTCGGAGTCGCCGGTGTCCAGCGACACCCAGCGCAGCAGGCCCTCGCTGCCGGCGATCCCGCTCACGCGCAGCTGGGGCACGGGCAGGGCGAAGGAACTCAGGTCGAGCCCGCCCGGGAAGGCGAAGGTGGCGCCGCCCTGGCCGTTCACGAAGACGGCGTTCGGATCGCCCACCACTGTGGGCGCCTCGGCCGTGGTCTCCGGCTGGAACGAGCCCTCGGAGTTGGCGCTGAAGCTGCGGTCATCGTCGCCGAACATGACGCCCATCAGCTTCAGCTCCACGCCCACCTTGACGCCCGCCCGCGGGATGCGCGCGGACTGGTAGAAGCCGTCGTTGAGGCTGGCGCCGAGGGCGTCGGCCAGCGGCTGCAGATAGCCGACGGCGTTGTCGCCGGTGTAGACCGACAGCTGGTCCTCGATCTGCGCGAGGGCGGGGGCGGCGGCGAACGTCAACAGGACGCCCGTCATCAATCCCCGTCGCAGGATGGCTCTCCATCGCTGGTGCATGAGTCCTCCTTCGCGGGGGCCGTGCCCGCCGCTGCCTGGTGGTTCGCGCCCGCCTGGGTGGCGGGCCGTGTGGGTGCTGAGACGCGCGGTCCGCGCAGAGGATCACAGGGAGAGGGGCCCAAGTGTAAGCGGGCTTACATTTCGGAGTACGCGCTCGCTAGTCCACCGGGTTCAGCGTGAGCTCCCGCGTGTCGCCCCGGGGCTCGCGGGCCGGCAGGGCGGCGGCCAGCTTGGCGATCACCTTGGCCGCCGTGGCGCGGTAGGTGGTCAGCTTGCCGCCGTAGATGCTGAGCAGGCGGGGGGGGCGGCCGCCGTCGGTGAGGAGGACGTCCTCGCGCGAGCGCCCGAAGGCCGCGCCGCCGCCGCCCGGCAGCACGCGCAGGCCGGCGAAGGCGGCGACGACGTCGCGCTTGGCCACGCCCCGCGTCGGGAAGACGCGCCGAAAGCTCGCGAGCAGGTAGTCGATCTCGCTGTCGAGCGGGTAGCTGGCGGCGGGGTCGTCGGTCCAGGGCGTCTCGGTGGTGCCGACCATGATGTTCTCGCGCCAGGGAATCGCGAAGATCACGCGCCCGTCCGGCGCCTCCACGTAGTAGATGCCCTTCATCAGCCGACCCGGCAGCACCAGGTGCGCGCCCTGGACCAGCTCCACGTCCAGCGCGCGCTGGGCCGGCCGCGCCGTCGCGAGCACGCGATTCACCCAGGGCCCGCTCGCGTTGACCACGGCCCGCGCCCGCAGCTCGCGGTCCTGCCCGCGCTGCAGGTAGCGCAGGGTGACGCCGTCCACGCCCAGCTCCACGGCCTCCACGCGCGCGCTCAGCTCGAGCGTGGCGCCCAGCGACCGGGCCGACGCCATGACCGCGCGGGTGAGCGCGGCGTCGTCGGTCTGGCCGTCGTAGTAGCGGTAGACGGCCTTCAGCCCCTCCGTCGTGAGCCCGTCCAGGCGATCCCAGGCCGTGCGCGGCAGCGTGCCGAAGCGCGCATGCTTGCCGAGGTTGCCGAGCATCGCGTAGAGCGACAGCCCCGCGCGCACCTGCCAGCCGGGCCGGCGGCTGCCCGCGTAGACGGGAATGTGGAAGGGCGAGAGCGTCACCAGCTCGGGGGCGATGCGCAGCAGCAGCTCGCGCTCGGCCAGGCTCTCGCGCACGAGGTGGAACTGGCCGCTCTCGAGGTAGCGCAGCCCGCCGTGGATCAGCTTGCTCGAGCGGCTCGACGTGCCCTGCGCGAGGCCGGGGTACTGCTCGAGGAGCGTCACCGACCAGCCCGCGGCCGCCGCGGCCTGCGCCACGCCCACGCCGTGGATGCCCCCGCCGATCACCGCCAGATCGACCGCGCCGCTCACGCGCCCGCCTCCGCGAAGGCGGGATGGGCGAGCAGCGTGCCGATGTCGTCCGTCTCCACGTAGCGCGCGCCGCGCGCGCCCCAGGCCAGCGCCTCCTCGGCCGTGTCGACGGCGAAGATCATCCACGCCCAGGGGCCGGCCGGAAGAACCGTGTGTGTACCGGCAAAGCGCTCGCGATCGGCCACGAGCAGGGGGACGTCCAGCGCCTGCGCCGCCGCCAGCGCGAAGGCGTCCACCGTCTCCAGGATCCAGCCCAGCCGCTCCCAGCCGAGGGACCGCGCCATGCGCAGCACTTCCGCGTCGAAGGAGATCAGCGTGACGCGATCGCGCATGGCCTCGAGCGCGGGCAGCGCCGCGTCGAGCATGGCCTCGCGGCCGAAGCGCTCCATGCTCACGCGCTTCAGCTCCACGAAGAGCCGCGCCGCCGGGTGCCGCGCGAGCAGCGCGACCGCGGCGTCGAGCGTGGGGACGGTGGCGTCGGCCCGCCGCGCGCCGGCGGGACCCGTCGGCAGCATGACGAGCTCGGTGGCGGGCAGCTCGGCGACGGGGCCGTCGCGATCGGTGCAGCGCTCCAGCGTGCGGTCGTG
Above is a window of Candidatus Latescibacterota bacterium DNA encoding:
- a CDS encoding ABC transporter ATP-binding protein, whose amino-acid sequence is MRGEYYAGPGAGPRIVKKNARPRWLGPLSSRPCDQEVRVAAIAQPVEARGLTKRFGEFTAVDGIDFAVGPGECVGFLGPNGAGKTTTVRMLCCASPVTAGEARVFGLDVSVEARAIKARLGICPQEDNLDPDFTVRQNLLVYARYFALPRAEAAARADALLALMQLTEKSRAKIPELSGGMKRRLVLARALINHPELLVLDEPTTGLDPQARQLIWERVRKLRAAGTAVLLTTHYMEEASRLCDRVILMDGGKILLEGAPATLIAETIGREVVELLEPDEALTAFVAERGWPSESSDDRLFVYDRQGAVVAQAVAEAFPRAERLIRHATLEDVFLHRTGRTLRD
- a CDS encoding ABC transporter permease, giving the protein MSRNISRRAWRVWQRNVDVYRVTWIVNFLPPLLEPVLYVLAFGLGMGSLIGVVTYQGAPVAYLRFMVPGVIAVAIMFWSYFETTYGSFVRMYYQRTFDAIVATPLTVEDVIAGEWLWGGTKSLMAGGLMTGVMALFGQVDWPWGLAVPLLAVLGGLFFSALGLVTTAVTPKIDTFNVPMFLLIFPMFLFSGTFFPIDILPRWAMLLAEALPLTHVSYLVRGACLGQAPPHWALSIVYLLVGTPLVTALAVRLMRRRLVK
- a CDS encoding glycerol-3-phosphate dehydrogenase/oxidase produces the protein MSGAVDLAVIGGGIHGVGVAQAAAAAGWSVTLLEQYPGLAQGTSSRSSKLIHGGLRYLESGQFHLVRESLAERELLLRIAPELVTLSPFHIPVYAGSRRPGWQVRAGLSLYAMLGNLGKHARFGTLPRTAWDRLDGLTTEGLKAVYRYYDGQTDDAALTRAVMASARSLGATLELSARVEAVELGVDGVTLRYLQRGQDRELRARAVVNASGPWVNRVLATARPAQRALDVELVQGAHLVLPGRLMKGIYYVEAPDGRVIFAIPWRENIMVGTTETPWTDDPAASYPLDSEIDYLLASFRRVFPTRGVAKRDVVAAFAGLRVLPGGGGAAFGRSREDVLLTDGGRPPRLLSIYGGKLTTYRATAAKVIAKLAAALPAREPRGDTRELTLNPVD
- a CDS encoding glycerophosphodiester phosphodiesterase, giving the protein MDPTPELVAHRGWNRREPENTLPALAAALAAGARWLEVDVQLSADRVPVLFHDRTLERCTDRDGPVAELPATELVMLPTGPAGARRADATVPTLDAAVALLARHPAARLFVELKRVSMERFGREAMLDAALPALEAMRDRVTLISFDAEVLRMARSLGWERLGWILETVDAFALAAAQALDVPLLVADRERFAGTHTVLPAGPWAWMIFAVDTAEEALAWGARGARYVETDDIGTLLAHPAFAEAGA